From the genome of Gemmatimonadota bacterium, one region includes:
- a CDS encoding CehA/McbA family metallohydrolase produces the protein MPDYLTLDLSALCNAGLDVLDEKPNTPIGEQLCRGLPFRVNDDPANCFIAFDKASGGVTIPVNSRATGLILAHRLLKSDLMEGGPLGIPVAEYVFRLKGGKEGGKESGEEIRVPIRERFEIGHISLGGKPFIALTDRGPVKMRRYAGDNWGNSGKRQTEVTGDYSRGYYLWAWRNPHPDREIVSLEVIPAGPPFIIAGLTVSQANEHPFVRQGKREARLTLTDPEDAEKPFDLRVDVDRGVASYVHPLPEASADDFVGDDFAGWGEAQNPKSSPAYFEVAAIPSATVSVKQGEETVGEVKWGDVEQKKVVETPRMRVELLDRGRNWVNVNVLDDDTGRPVPCRVHFRSPEGIPYQPYGHHNQVNSNLDTWHIDIGGDLRLGQITYAYIDGKCQGWLPRGEVIVDVARGFEYEPLRTRVKIEPGQQDLTLRLKRWVNMNAQGWYSGDSHVHFLSTQGSHTESQGEDLNIVNLLPSQWGNLFTNTEDFTGRPSVSQDGNNIVYVGQENRQHFLGHLILWGLKEPVMPWCTDGPGEAELGGTLEITMSDWADQCHAQGGSVIIPHLPNPNGEPAALIATGRVDGVEMLRHQPFNHIEYYRYLNCGYKLPLVGGTDKMSSDVPVGLYRTYAYMPDQDFTYDNWCNAVSQGRTFHSGGPIIHLSVDGHQVGDTVQVSGPGTVEVQAWSESIFPIHTLEIVQGGRVVASTEDRNGTRRLELKAHVKVDGHTWLAARCAGPDYSSVPHHDGWGRGIFAHTSPIYIACGGEWWMFDRDAAQYMLTLIDGDLQYICRTAVRHEPGTATHHHGEEDHLAYLERPFVEAREAIHRRMHQLGIPH, from the coding sequence ATGCCAGACTACCTGACCCTCGACCTGTCCGCACTGTGTAACGCCGGTCTCGACGTCCTGGATGAGAAGCCCAACACGCCCATCGGCGAACAACTGTGCCGCGGCCTGCCCTTCCGGGTAAACGACGATCCCGCGAACTGCTTCATCGCATTCGATAAGGCCTCCGGCGGAGTGACCATTCCCGTCAACAGCCGGGCTACGGGCCTGATCCTGGCCCATCGCCTGCTGAAATCCGACCTGATGGAGGGCGGTCCGCTGGGGATCCCCGTGGCGGAATACGTGTTCCGGCTGAAGGGCGGCAAGGAGGGCGGCAAGGAGAGCGGCGAGGAGATCCGCGTGCCCATCCGCGAGCGTTTTGAGATCGGCCATATCTCCCTGGGGGGCAAGCCTTTTATCGCCCTCACGGATCGGGGCCCGGTGAAGATGCGGCGTTACGCGGGGGACAACTGGGGCAACTCGGGCAAGCGCCAGACGGAAGTCACGGGCGACTATTCCCGGGGATACTACCTCTGGGCCTGGCGGAACCCCCATCCCGACCGCGAGATCGTATCGTTGGAGGTCATCCCGGCCGGGCCGCCTTTCATCATCGCCGGACTGACGGTTTCGCAGGCCAACGAGCATCCTTTCGTTCGCCAGGGGAAACGCGAGGCACGCCTTACGCTGACCGATCCCGAGGACGCCGAAAAGCCCTTCGACCTGCGCGTGGACGTGGACCGGGGTGTCGCCTCCTACGTCCATCCCTTGCCCGAGGCATCGGCCGATGACTTCGTCGGCGACGATTTCGCCGGCTGGGGCGAGGCGCAGAACCCGAAGTCGAGCCCGGCCTACTTCGAAGTGGCGGCCATCCCGTCCGCGACGGTGTCGGTGAAGCAGGGCGAGGAAACCGTCGGCGAGGTCAAATGGGGGGACGTCGAGCAGAAGAAGGTGGTCGAGACGCCGCGCATGCGCGTGGAGCTTCTGGACCGGGGCCGGAACTGGGTAAACGTCAACGTCCTCGATGACGACACGGGAAGGCCGGTCCCCTGTCGCGTCCATTTCCGCTCGCCCGAAGGCATCCCCTACCAGCCCTACGGCCACCACAACCAGGTCAACTCCAACCTGGACACCTGGCACATCGACATCGGCGGGGATCTCCGGCTGGGACAGATCACCTACGCCTACATCGACGGGAAGTGCCAGGGGTGGCTGCCCCGCGGCGAGGTCATCGTGGACGTGGCGCGGGGGTTCGAGTACGAGCCGCTGCGGACCCGGGTGAAGATCGAACCGGGCCAGCAGGACCTGACCCTTCGCCTGAAGCGCTGGGTGAACATGAACGCGCAAGGCTGGTACAGCGGGGATTCGCACGTCCACTTCCTCTCGACGCAGGGCAGCCACACCGAGTCCCAGGGGGAGGACCTGAACATCGTGAACCTGCTGCCCTCGCAGTGGGGCAATCTGTTCACGAACACGGAGGATTTCACGGGCCGGCCGAGCGTCTCGCAGGACGGGAACAACATCGTCTACGTGGGCCAGGAGAACCGACAGCACTTCCTGGGCCACCTCATCCTCTGGGGCCTGAAGGAACCGGTGATGCCCTGGTGCACCGACGGTCCGGGCGAGGCGGAGCTGGGCGGCACCCTCGAGATCACCATGAGCGACTGGGCGGACCAGTGCCACGCGCAGGGCGGCTCGGTCATCATCCCCCATCTTCCGAACCCGAACGGCGAACCCGCGGCGCTCATCGCCACGGGCCGCGTGGACGGCGTGGAGATGCTGCGCCACCAACCCTTCAACCACATCGAATATTACCGCTATCTCAACTGCGGGTACAAGCTGCCGCTGGTGGGCGGCACGGACAAGATGAGCAGCGACGTGCCCGTCGGCCTGTACCGCACCTACGCCTACATGCCCGACCAGGACTTCACCTACGACAACTGGTGCAACGCCGTCTCGCAGGGGCGCACCTTCCACAGCGGCGGTCCCATCATCCACCTCTCCGTGGACGGGCACCAGGTGGGCGACACGGTGCAGGTGTCGGGTCCGGGCACGGTGGAGGTCCAGGCCTGGTCGGAGAGCATCTTCCCGATCCACACGCTGGAAATCGTCCAGGGCGGACGCGTCGTGGCCTCCACGGAGGACCGCAACGGAACGCGCCGCCTGGAGCTGAAGGCCCACGTGAAGGTGGACGGGCACACCTGGCTGGCCGCGAGATGCGCGGGGCCGGATTATAGCAGCGTGCCCCATCACGACGGCTGGGGACGGGGGATCTTCGCCCACACCTCGCCGATCTACATCGCCTGCGGGGGCGAGTGGTGGATGTTCGACCGGGACGCCGCCCAGTACATGCTCACCCTCATCGACGGCGACCTGCAGTACATCTGCCGGACCGCAGTGCGGCACGAGCCCGGCACGGCCACGCATCATCACGGCGAGGAAGACCATCTCGCCTACCTGGAGCGGCCCTTTGTCGAAGCCCGGGAGGCGATTCACCGCAGGATGCACCAGCTGGGGATACCGCATTAG